The genomic DNA CGATCTGGGGGCACATTTGTGGGAGGAGACCACCTCACAGTAAAAGGGTGGTCCTCTGATGTTCGTTGTGTATATTGTAAACCCACATGAATGGAATATCCCGCTATAAGCCAGAGCACGATTGCTTTGTTCTACTTTTCTCTAAATAGAAAATGCACTTCAGAAAGTGTGGCAAGAAGAGAAAAAGCAAGAGTAAACAGTCCGCAGCTCTCCAGACTGGAAGTCTAACGAAGGAAGGGAGAGACTTCAGCAATATAACTCACTTAGGAATCTTTATTGGAGATTAAGGCCAGCGATATCAGTAGGTCTTTGTCTCCTGGTAGTGTAGCAGTAATATAGAGTCCACAGGCAGAACAGTCAATTTTTCAGTTGGTGCACTTTAGAGTGTCTGTAATTAAATACACATCGATATGCGGAAGCTGAACAATGCACCTAATGTTTCCTGACATCCAGGGATGCTGGCCAAACTCAACAGGGGTTTTACACCAATTTGTGCTTTCTGACACTAAATTGTTTAAAACGTTAATGAACGTTAGTATACTCAAATAAAAGTGCATACAGTTCCCTTTAAAGGTGCTGTGTGTACATTCAGCTTTTTCAATCATTGTGCAGCTTCTGTATatccttttttttaatagtgTAGGTAATTCTGAATTagtgtaaaacccttgatgaatacgGGCcactattttataatatatcaGTTCTGTATCTTATATAATTTATGAGACAGATGACTTTGAAAGTTCTCAAACTTTGTCATTCCACCAATGGACACTTCAAAATTCATATATAAACCATTCAAAACTATGAAAGGGAAATCTGAGTAAAACATAGATTATTGTCCTCATATATGAAGTactacaataatacaagagtatTACCCCTATAGCTGAAGTGCTCATATCTAATTACGCTGATTTTATATAACAACCCTATTAATATGCAAACtgaagaatgaagaaaagacaggTACAGGACAGTCAAAACATTTACCTGTGAACAAAAAATGTGATTGTGACCAAACATTTTCATTCGCACCAAAAAAAATGCCACATGGGAGGAAAAAGTGTCATCATTACATGTAATGCACAAGCAGAGTACAGGAGCAAGTGGGGGACTTAAAAAACATGTTGTGGTGGAAAAAAAGTGACAAACGGGACAATAAAAGTGTTGTGAGGGACATAAAGTGTTGTAGGGGACATCCAGTGCAGTCACATTATTGCATAGgtagttgttgttttggtgAAATGTTTGCAatgtatcattattttttaaaacaactaaCACAATTAATTGACAGCTGCTTTAAGTGGCGCTCATCTAGAGtgttgccatttttattttagacGCATTTGATATTTAATgaccatgtttattttattttcgctGTGGTTACAAAGCAGCAGCCAAAGGGATTTATAATTCAGAAATGTGGAATGCTGCATTGCAAATATCAAATGAACCTTGAATATCAGACTTACTTTACAGAGTAAACCAATCAAATTAGATGATTTGAGATCACTTTTTCCCTCAGGTGAGGTATATGGAAGAACTTGActcaaaaatgtattcttactgttacattacattattttagaaGTAGGTATTTACTGGAATAATCTGGGTGCactgccttgctcaagggtacagcagctgTGTCCCCCACCTGAGATTGAACCCATGATCCTTCacttcagagtccagagccccaaCCACTACTCCACCAGATTGCCAGTGATCTGACAATAATAATGCTGATTGGAAAAACATGAACCCAATGAGATTCAAGAACTTGGCAATCTGCCTCTTGTGAAAATCACACTGTAGCTGAATTAAGTTGAACTAAAACAGACTATGGAAAATATGTTTCTTTCCCATATTTAGAGGCATTGAAGCATCTGTTTCTGTGCATGCTGTGTGTGCTTCTAGTATAGGATTGGCAGGAATGGTTAAGAGTGCCTCGAGGCAGCGACAGTGGCCACATCACATGGACCAGTCAGGAGGGCTGGCCACACTGGGACCCCAAAGGAAGTGCCAATCACAAATAAAGAGTGATCATTGGCCACAGGGTTGGGtgggatggtggtggtggtggtggaatCAGATTTGATTAAAAGTTAAGATTCAAATTTAAACTGCACTGTTGAGTGACAAATTCCAGAACTGTAGGAAATCCCAACTTTTCTCACGGCAGCTTTACAAAACACACTGTAGATGAATCGCCGGGTAGAAATAGCTGGACTTTCACATTCATGTTTTCAGCTTGGAGGAGACTGTAACTAAATAGTAAAACAGCTGGAAGCATCTGGCGGAAGACCCCCTTAGGCCTCTGTATAATCCATTACATTCCAGTCTGGCACTCCTGTGTAATATCATTGTTAACGGAGCGCGCACACAAGGCAAGTCGGTTTATGGACAGCTGCATATTTGCATCATAACAAAGCTTTGGTTGACTTTTTGAATCTGTTACTGTTTTGtatctgcctttttttttgttacgtTGGGTCACATGATCATTACATAGACTATGATATCATCCAAGCAGGCCGTCTGCATTGTGTCTACATAATAAGAACAGAAATAACATTCTAAATTTAAACATCAGTCATACAATGTCAGATCTTTGTGGATGAATGAGAAGCTGATTCACAGTGACTAGGAGTACGATATAAGAGTACTAATATCAGAGTATCCACAGAGCAGTATTAAACAATGCCTTTTTCTTTAATCTCTCgatttttttaaaatagtcTTCTGCAGTGACTTGTCTCAGTTTAACACAAGAGAATTGAATGAATCTTTTCTCTTGTCACAAGGTGTCATTATAGCTCTAAACTCACACAATTATACACTGATCTCGACAAGGGACCTCTCTCTTCAGACTGCTGTTTGTTGATTAACACAAACAATGGGCATGATTTCACAAGCAAGAAAAGCCTGCCCCCTTCAGACCTACATGGGGAATTACATGTGTAAACAAACGATTAAAGCTAAGTGGCAATAAGGTAACTtgtctgagatgatggtatAATTTTGAGGCCAAAACATAGGGTTTTCCAAACATCTTACTCCTACTATATTAGGGCATTTTAGTTTAAGTAAGAGCATAATGTAATATACTACAAATGAAggccatttcaaacaaattctTATCTAAAGGCACATGAGAGACACCAGTTGAGAAAGTGGATGGTTGTTTACAGAATGAGGACTGGTTTAAGGTATAGAATAATGTTTTGGAAGGATAAGGACACCCCACTGCTTATTAACTGCTTATTATATTATAACACTCAATGACTTTCTGGAGGAAAAACCTGTTTGAtgtggaaaaaaggaaaacaaaccacATTTTAGGCTAATGCAGCTACACAAGGAGAAGCTACCCTCTGGAGAAGGTAAGTGGTAAGTGGTGGCTAGGACTCAGAAACGTGATTAAACGCATCGCAGATCATAACAAAAGAGATTCTTTCCGTGGATGGGGAAACACCGTGAATCGGGTGGGTGTCAGGGCTGTGGAATGTAGGGAGGTCTTCACGGGCTTAGTGACTCACACCATTGTTGTCCAGAAGAGGCCTTCCTGCTGGCCAGCTGATAGCAGGTCGGAGAAATTCACAGGAGAGCCATTGCTTTGTGTGTGACGTCAGAGGGCCTATTCACCACAGGTTGTGTGACACTGGAGGCAAGCTGGGCCCAGCTGTGACGAGAATAGCAGCGCACAGCTACCATTTCCTGACAGTCAGCGACATTTCAATAGACACACGTGTCTCATTGTTAAGGCATTCCAAATTAATTAGTCTGACCTACAGCAAATGTCAGAGGCAATCCCCcaataaagataaaaacaatcaaaagtggATTACAGAGACAAGGAGGCAGTCAACATTTGTCATTGTTTAGCCTCCTGCTTCTTTTGtggtgtatttttgttttattattcccACATAGGATCACCCACTCTATATATATGTTGATTTGGTAATGCTACAGAAAATTAAGGCTTTAAATATGTTTACACAAGTATATAAgtacatatattttgtatttgtcaaTCTTGTGTAATGAATTATGCAATAATAACCATACGGGTGGTTAATATGcagggttattattattattataacctaGGTACTTGAACGCAGGTTACCAAGCGTGGAATTCGAGTTGAGTGGTACTGGAAGGGATCTATTAGTCTCACATATTTTCTCTGAGGCACAGTATTTGTTCAGGTAATTGAATCTATGTGGTTGCTGCAAGCTCAATTTTCTGCAttgccaaaaacaaaaaaaacatttgatctgTGATGTGAAGCGTGCAGCTTTTGGAGAATATATTGGTGGGACAACGTTACTTCTGTCTTACTGGCTGCCAGTGTCTGTAGCTGTGGATAAATCCCTACAGCAGAAGACTCTTCAGGGAAACCCAGTCATGTGACTTTTTGGCAGCCTGTTACATTCTTCTACCTTGAATGTGAAAGTATGTGAGGTAGAGATCTGTTGTCAGTATACAGTGTTACTCCTGTCCACACTGAGGACTGTTATTGTTTTAAGTCAGCAGTCTAGTCACCATAATTAAGAAATTCAAAAAGTGAATGAGACAAACAAAGGATTGTGAGAGAGACCTctcatttcacattttattatgaTTCATATTACTTCTTGCCACAGTGACCAACTACAGTGAAAGATCTGAAATGTAACGTGTGAAAGAGCACTTTTGAGGAGGACGGGGTTAGAAAACGTCATTCTCCATTTGTCGTACTCCAGTCTTCTTCTGTCATTGTGTAAGCACAACGTCACGACTGGAGAACTGTACCCTTCACAACGAGGTTCAAAGACGAGTTAAAGAAACCACTGCAAAaccaaatacagtacaatatccCTTATAATAGAAGAATGGGTTGAAGATTGTTAGGATAGTCTTGAAACAAAACCACCACCGCTGTGAGCAAATCCAgtacaaatgtttttaaaagctaAATTATGGCTGGCAGTGAAGACTTGGCCCTGTTGAGCCTTTATGGCTTGAGGTACTCCAGCACAAAGACCTGAAGGATCTTGTTGAGGTTTTCAATGGAGGACCTGTCCAGGTTCTCTTCGTTATCTTCAAAGGTGTGCCAGACCTCGGGAAAGGGAGTGGGGATGAGGTGAAGAACACGCACCCCTGCACAGGAAGGAACAGAGCAAAGACGCACCGTGAGACCAAATCACACGATCAAAACAGTCATGCAGTTTCACTTTTTGTTAACAatggttttaatattaatattgcgAGGCAGTGACTGTAGTAGGGAACAGTCTTCAGGTTGTCAGTAACTCATGGGTTGATAGCTCCAAGTCAAATGGTCTGTACAGTCAGGCCGGCATGGACCAAGGAACAAAATACTATAGTAAGTCTTTAGTTTCTGCAAGACCACTATGCCAAGACACTGTAGTCCATTCTTCCACAGTAAATACTATTTTTAGTGTTTTTGTCCAATACAATTTGTTATCCTCTACTTTGTGAGAAAAGTACTGAATTTAGAACTAATGTTAATACTTCAGTAAACTTCATTACCTGTACAGAGAGAACTAGAATAAAACGGTTGACCATAGTTTTGAAAACATGGAGGATTCTACTGATCTCCATTCTGTCGAATTCTGAGTTGTTAATACAGTGTTTACTAAATACTCCCtttatatttagttatttctCATGTATGTAACGCAGGTGCAGAGTCATAAACATTACACAATCTTTTCATCCACAGTCACCAAAACAAACCTGAGCAATAATACCGGTGATTTCCTTCGGCCCCTATTTGAAATTCTCCAACTGACAGAGATCGTTAACACAAACAAATGGTCATCAACGTATTTTTGAACATGAGTGTGAGGAGACGAGATGAGTCTGGTTCTAAATCCGGGCCGTGTGTGGGGGTTGTGAAACTGAACATTTGGAACTGAAGGGCGGGAATGTTTTTACCTTTGTTTAGAAACGGTTTGTGGTCATCTTCTATGGGCCCCACAGGCAGGTTTGGCCAGAAGTACTCAACCGCAGTGGGATGGTCCTTCAGCTGGCCCATCCCGTGAAGCCGGCGCTCTGTTAGTACACAAGACAACCACACGGCCGTTAAGGACCCATCATCTACTCCAGGATTCTTCCCAGGAAACTTAGAAGACTAAAAGCAATCAGACagccacaaaaacaaacaaacaaacaaatgtctaGCCTTTCGCACAGATCTCCCCTAACACACCATACATGAAAGGTCACTCATTGTGCTGGTGTACCTCACTTAATGTAGTCCAATGTTACTCCTAGAACTGCACTCGTGATGTGTTGTTCATGTCTATGCATCATGGTAGAACTATCTCTAATCGCTTGACTTATTGactttattgcctttgataaaGTCagtcaaatgaataaataaagaacaatGAATCTCAAAGGAAGTTCCTGGTGctactaaaacaaaaactacagGAGCCTCCTGGTTAATGAGCTTGTGCCTTAAGGTACTTTGACCAACCTGAGGCCTACGCAAGAGTGCCACAGGTGCCGTGTTACCCCTCATCCAGACAGCGGACCTTACCAATGTTCTGCAGTCTTGTCAGCCACCTGACAGTGTTGGAAAACTGGCTGCCAAAACGTGGACTGGGAGCCCCAATCAAATCCAGTAGTACAAAGAGGTCCtgatggaaaaaacaaactgtgGTGAACTTCTTTTGTGATTCCCCAGCAACTCCTGCTCTCCTGGACTTAGGGACAGTAGGTGGGTTTGTAACATCAAATAAGGCAAGCAATTTAAGATAGAAGTGTACGTTTTTAAGCTAACATAGCATTTTCTATGCACCCTACACATAAATGTATACGTTTACATGACAAGAACATCATGACATTTGTGCAAAACTCCAATCATATATTCTGCTTCTGACATCTGCATAGCATGATaaagtgaaataataattgcaggTTTCAAATCATTACTCACAATCGCATTTCTTCGCACGGCTAAAAATATCTCAGAGGCTATTTTGAGTGTGTAGTtctacatttttcttctgtggATACAAGATCTAATTTTTGCACCTAGGCATTAACAGATGGGCGTGGCAGTTTCTACTGCAGCATTGTATTGGGACATAGGTTATTGGTTATTAGGACCAGTAAGGGAGTTAACAGGGTTGGCGTACAATGCCATGCAGCTGGTTGGTGTCTCTGGCACCGGGCGGGTGTGGAGTGCTCTCCATCCTCTGGGCCAGGTGTCTGGAGCCGTACAGGGAGTCTGTGGACGTCCAGTGGTACAGGGCCTCCTCGCCATCGAAGAAGATTAGCTGGACTGACAGGTCAGGGTTGGTAGTCTATTGTCAAAACACAACATCGTTAACAGACACATTCATCAAGAGCACACCAGCAATACACCCCTATTTACAGTACCCACAATGTACATTTTCAACAGCTTCGCTCTGTTGTAATTTAGACCTAAATCATATGCAGGTAAATGGCGTttcagaaaaacagacaaaaaatacttaattttctCTTTGTGTAGAAATAAATGGGTTATACAAGGTAGAACATGGCAAAGCTTTACTTTAgtgaaaaatgttttgattgGACAATGGAAAGATTTTTAGTGCACCACTTCCACATTCAAGAAagtgctgccacctactggTTTAAAAATGCTAAATTATGACATCTGTAATTCCTTAAAAAAATGCTTATGATATTAgattattactaatattattattaactgtagtagtaatagtaataactgtaaaaaaacaacaacctcaaTAATAATCACCCATACCATATTCTGGCAGGGGATTTGTGGACAACTTAGGCTTCCTCTATAGATGTGCAAGACACTACATTCCTGATTTTCTCCACGGCTAAACTGACGACAAACAGTTTTTTCTAGATGGAACTCATTCTTCTTTAAGCAGCCACACATTTTGTAGCCTTGAATTTGTGTCAAAGCCTTCCTTCTGTCCTGCCCCCCATCCATGTCAGACACCTGTTCTGACCCCATTGGCCGCCCTCTGCAGTACCTGATTTTGGTTCGCTTGGGAAGGAATTATATAAGTCCATGTTGGTTTTGTAGTAAAATAAAACCGCCAGAGAAGCTGTGGTCTAGTGTATTTCAGTGACATATGAGCTCTCTGCTCAGTTTCTGGATGGAAGGAACGAGGTCTGTATTGTGAATAAAATCCGAGGTTGGAAATCAGATAACGGCAGACAGAGGCTGTACTCAGGGCACACAGATGTCCATTTTTCTGGCTTTCATTACAAACACATGTGAgagaaaccaaaaaataaaagtggaaaACGGCCCTTTTTACTCATCCAATCCCATCATCCCCTTTTGTCACTTATCTATACATTGTCTGAAAAATTACAGGCAGAGTTGGAATAAGTGAACATGTTTACCGACAGCGGCCCGTGTCCCTGACTCCAGGATCAGACAAACATATTGACTGTCCAGATCACTATCACTGCTCCTGTTGTTGCTCAATAACATTCAGAATGATGGGGgtgcaggggtgggggggggtaatTGGACAGTGGATTAGCAAGGGTATGAAATCAATTGCCTCAGGAAAAACAGCTTAGGTCTTCAAACAGTTATCGATAGTGCTTTAACAGCAGGCTGCACTGGACTTCAGACAGGGGTTTCACAGGAAGACGGCAAGACTGAATGTTAGATCAACCTTACAAACACATTAGACGCCTCTGTTCGTAGCAGTAAAACTCTACCCTATTTAAAGAGAGACTATAGTTAACATATACAACACTTCACTGACCTACTGAGACTTTGACTACTTTctaaattagttatttttttctacCCTCAGTCCTTGGCTTTCGGTGTGCTTTGCCAAGACACTGACCAAACAGCAATCTGTTACGTCTGTCCTGAACTTGAGAAACAAACAGTTGCTTTCTTAACAGCATGAGGATTTGGGAAGCAGGGGGTTGCACAGCACGGCCCCAACCTTTAGCGTGTTCAGCTCCCCGTCCAGGGCCCTGGCCAACTCCAGCAGCATGGCGCAGGGCACGGCCGAGTCTGTCGCCCCCACGAACTCACGGCCGTGCCACTGCGGGGGGAAGTACTTGGAGTCGTAGTGGCAGGCCAGCACAAGGCGGCGCTTGGCTGAGGGGTTGAGGGTGGCGATGATGTTGGCGAAAGTCAGGGCTCCGTAGGGCGTGTAGGCCTGGAACTCATCCTCCTCCATGTCCCAGCCTGCCTTGAGGGCCCTCAGCCTCTTCAGGATGTGCTGGAGAAGATGAGGATTCAAACGAGTCACAAGACAGGAATAAATCATGAATCattcaggaaataaataaattgtgatGTAATTCCTCTTTTACAATTGTTCTTACAAAACACTGCATGTAGGAGGTACCTCAAAGGTAAAACAGTTCACCCCTGATCCAAACCACTACTGTTTAGTATTCTACTCCCAGTCACTCATGTTTCCGAGGGTGGTCTGTCTGCTGGTCGAGGAGGACTAACCTGGCGCACAGACAGGCTGCCGGCTGAACTGGGGAATCTCTGGACCAGCATGGGCTTCAGATCGTTCTGCCACATCTGTTCAATATCCGTGTTGGACAAGACACTGGTTATATCACTTGGGCTCAAGGTGCTGGCTTTGTGGTACAGCTGCGGAGACGAGGAGAAAGACGTTAAAATTGCCTTCAGATGGTTACTGGATGCCCGAGGTGTTTTGTGCACCGACTAGAAATCCTCCTCCTGCTTCAAAACAGCTAAGAGGGAaagcagttacatttctgaCAAACACAAATGCTAATTTATCAATATATGCAGTCTCCTCCAGAGCCTGAGAGAAAGGATTAGACAACAGTGATGTGAAGAATCTGAATTTATTGCaattttcttctctcttctcaTTATGTATTACATAACAAGCACATTCAGCTTTCAGCTTCTCTGATTCTAGCCTCCTTATGATCCAGCAGTTATAGTTAAAAAAGAGTTCTGCCACCCACAAAGCACGGTGCTAGTTCTCTTTCAGCACAAAGATCTTGAAAATAAAGGAAGAGTTCTGTCAACAAAACTAATAATGGCTAATTTTGCAGATACTGAGTGATTTAGAGAGACATAATGATTATTTTTGGGTGGAGCAGTAGGACTACTTAGACTAGTACCACTTTGTTCCATGAATTCGCATCATGACTAGTGTTCCTgttgaaatgttgttgtttttcctggaGGCAATA from Amia ocellicauda isolate fAmiCal2 chromosome 1, fAmiCal2.hap1, whole genome shotgun sequence includes the following:
- the qpct gene encoding glutaminyl-peptide cyclotransferase; this encodes MAGRRRTTGLHVVLGLGFYLTLVGQTTGQPGKVSWEEEKLYHKASTLSPSDITSVLSNTDIEQMWQNDLKPMLVQRFPSSAGSLSVRQHILKRLRALKAGWDMEEDEFQAYTPYGALTFANIIATLNPSAKRRLVLACHYDSKYFPPQWHGREFVGATDSAVPCAMLLELARALDGELNTLKTTNPDLSVQLIFFDGEEALYHWTSTDSLYGSRHLAQRMESTPHPPGARDTNQLHGIDLFVLLDLIGAPSPRFGSQFSNTVRWLTRLQNIERRLHGMGQLKDHPTAVEYFWPNLPVGPIEDDHKPFLNKGVRVLHLIPTPFPEVWHTFEDNEENLDRSSIENLNKILQVFVLEYLKP